A region of Channa argus isolate prfri chromosome 8, Channa argus male v1.0, whole genome shotgun sequence DNA encodes the following proteins:
- the LOC137132180 gene encoding mast cell protease 1A-like yields MYRFHPFLLFHLLTCLNNGQNALGSEIINGRNAPKNSMQFMASVQANTQHVCGGFLVSEDFVVTAAHCGKQNLTRVVLGTHNLTNVPDDAVIKIKQRFKHPLYKKPELGYDIMLLQLSEKARLDSKIVKKIQLPKSNNKIKNMGKCNVAGWGFTKTKGEAVDVLKVVDVPIINLDECKRKWKNVCSLPDNIICAGGSGTNKGFCKGDSGGPLVCNGMAVGVVSFNKYNCDYPNWPNIYTDISKHIAWIKDILKKKEL; encoded by the exons ATGTATCGTTTTCAcccatttctgctttttcatctcctgacatGTCTAAACAATGGACAAAATG CACTGGGAAGTGAAATCATAAATGGTAGAAATGCGCCGAAGAACTCAATGCAGTTTATGGCCTCGGTGCAGGCCAACACACAACATGTGTGTGGAGGATTCCTTGTCAGTGAAGACTTTGTGGTTACTGCTGCTCACTGTGGCAAACA AAATTTGACAAGAGTTGTTCTTggcactcacaatctcacaaaTGTTCCTGATGACGCAGTAATAAAAATTAAGCAGAGGTTTAAACATCCATTGTATAAGAAACCTGAACTTGGATATGACATCATGCTTCTCCAA ctgTCTGAGAAAGCTCGACTGGACAGCAAGATAGTAAAAAAGATACAGCTTCCGAAATCCAACAATAAGATAAAAAACATGGGAAAGTGCAATGTGGCTGGATGGGGTTTCACAAAAACTAAGGGTGAAGCTGTTGACGTTTTGAAAGTGGTGGATGTGCCTATAATTAACCTGGATGAATGcaagaggaaatggaaaaatgtttgctCTCTTCCCGACAATATTATTTGTGCAGGTGGATCCGGCACAAACAAAGGATTCTGTAAG GGTGACTCTGGTGGGCCTCTGGTGTGTAATGGGATGGCAGTTGGTGTTGTGTCTTTTAATAAGTACAATTGTGACTACCCAAATTGGCCCAACATCTATACAGACATATCAAAACACATTGCCTGGATCAAAgacattctgaaaaaaaaagaattgtaa
- the LOC137131701 gene encoding duodenase-1-like, which produces MNCLAGLMDHLYKFQLFLLLTLACLGQNGHGSDIINGKKVPPNSMLYMASVQTVQGHVCGGFLVSEGFVLTAAHCGNENLTSVVLGTHNLNTVQQMIFIEKKCKPNTYKDVGYGDDIMLLKLGRKAQMDNSVQIIPLAETIININENAQCHVAGWGKTSTRGRVVNELRMADVSIIDPQVCKEKWPRLPHNVICAGGYGTNKGFCQGDSGGPLVCNGLAVGVVSFNKNFNCDYPDVPNVYTDITKHIYWIRSIIRQNNCF; this is translated from the exons ATGAATTGTCTTGCTGGTTTAATGGATCATCTGTAcaaatttcagctttttcttcttctgacaCTTGCATGTCTTGGACAAAATG gACATGGGAGTGACATCATTAATGGGAAAAAAGTTCCACCAAATTCAATGCTGTACATGGCCTCAGTGCAGACGGTCCAAGGCCATGTGTGTGGAGGATTCCTTGTCAGTGAGGGCTTTGTATTAACGGCTGCACACTGTGGCAATGA GAATCTTACAAGTGTTGTGCTCGGCACCCACAATCTCAACACTGTTCAACAAATGATATTTAttgaaaagaaatgcaaaccCAATACCTACAAGGATGTGGGATATGGTGATGACATCATGCTCCTTAAA CTGGGTAGAAAAGCTCAAATGGACAACAGTGTACAAATAATTCCACTCGCAGAAACTatcataaacataaatgaaaatgcacaGTGCCATGTTGCTGGATGGGGAAAGACCTCAACTCGTGGGAGAGTTGTGAACGAGCTGAGAATGGCAGATGTGTCTATCATTGACCCACAAGTCTGTAAGGAGAAATGGCCTAGACTTCCTCATAATGTAATATGCGCCGGTGGATACGGCACAAACAAAGGATTCTGTCAG GGTGATTCTGGTGGCCCTCTTGTGTGCAATGGGTTAGCTGTTGGTGTTGTGTCTTTCAACAAGAACTTTAACTGCGACTACCCAGATGTGCCCAATGTTTACACTGACATAACAAAGCACATTTACTGGATCAGAAGCATCATCAGACAAAACAActgtttttag
- the LOC137131783 gene encoding mast cell protease 2-like, with protein sequence MQGLHKILLFHFLTCIGRNGYGTKIINGQKVPENSMLYMVSVHNNSGHVCGGSLVSDQHVLTAAQCDKKNPSHIFWGTHSFKENVNPYYVEGKFIPKNKNGIILDDIMLLTLRKKVELGNSVQTIPLPESNSEVKENEQCQVAGWGKTSTDGTIVDELRMVNVSVIDPQVCKEKWPDIPPNVICAGGYGTNKGFCEGDSGGPLVCNGVAVGVASVPEKFNCDHPDVPKISTNISKHVHWIRSIIDKTKELE encoded by the exons ATGCAAGGTCTGCACAAAATTCTGCTCTTTCATTTCCTGACATGTATTGGACGAAATG GATATGGCACTAAAATCATTAATGGGCAAAAAGTTCCAGAAAACTCTATGCTGTATATGGTTTCGGTGCACAACAACAGTGGCCATGTGTGTGGAGGATCTCTTGTGAGTGACCAGCATGTGCTCACTGCTGCACAATGTGACAAAAA GAATCCTTCGCATATTTTTTGGGGCACCCACAGTTTCAAGGAAAACGTAAACCCATATTATGTTGAAGGGAAATTTATACCTAAAAATAAGAACGGAATAATACTTGATGACATCATGCTCCTCACA ttACGTAAGAAAGTTGAACTGGGCAACAGTGTACAAACAATTCCACTCCCAGAATCTAACTCTGaggtaaaagaaaatgaacagtGCCAAGTTGCTGGATGGGGAAAGACTTCAACTGATGGTACAATTGTGGATGAACTGAGAATGGTCAATGTGTCTGTCATTGACCCACAAGTCTGTAAGGAGAAATGGCCTGATATTCCTCCTAATGTTATTTGTGCAGGTGGATATGGCACAAACAAAGGATTCTGTGAG GGTGATTCTGGTGGCCCTCTAGTGTGCAATGGGGTAGCTGTTGGTGTTGCTTCTGTTCCCGAGAAGTTTAACTGTGACCACCCAGATGTGCCCAAAATCTCCACTAACATATCAAAACACGTTCACTGGATCAGAAGCATCATAGATAAAACAAAAGAGTTAGAGTAA
- the LOC137132179 gene encoding duodenase-1-like — MMQYMHSFLLFHVVICLIQNAFGSEIINGKITKEKSMMYMASMQNSSKEHICGGFLVSEDFVVTAAHCDDTGNLSSVVLGTHNLKKVDSHTMRYNIKKCKHPSYVNAASGYDIMLLKLSRKAQLSKKTQIKTIQLSSHQIILKKKKICSVAGWGYTRTGGQTVDKLQVVDVPLINLEKCQEAWNNILPVNVVCAGGYGTNKGFCQGDSGGPLVCNGKAVGVVSFNNNQKCDYPDVPNIYTDISKYLPWIKDILNKKHC; from the exons ATGATGCAATATATGCATAGCTTTCTGCTTTTTCACGTTGTGATATGTCTTATACAAAATG catTTGGGAGTGAAAtcataaatggtaaaataacGAAGGAGAAGTCAATGATGTATATGGCTTCAATGCAAAACAGTTCAAAAGAACATATATGTGGAGGATTCCTTGTCAGTGAAGACTTTGTAGTCACAGCTGCGCACTGTGATGACACTGG GAATCTTTCAAGTGTCGTTCTTGGTACCCACAATCTTAAGAAGGTTGACAGTCACACGATGAGGTACAACATAAAGAAGTGCAAACACCCATCTTATGTGAATGCAGCATCTGGTTATGACATCATGCTTCTTAAA CTGTCTAGGAAAGCTCAACtgagcaaaaaaacacaaattaagacTATTCAACTCTCAAGTCATCAaataattcttaaaaaaaaaaaaatatgcagcgTAGCCGGATGGGGCTACACAAGAACTGGTGGCCAAACCGTTGACAAGCTGCAAGTGGTGGATGTGCCACTTATCAACCTGGAAAAGTGTCAGGAGGCATGGAATAATATCCTCCCTGTCAATGTTGTGTGTGCAGGCGGAtatggcacaaacaaaggctTCTGTCAG GGTGATTCTGGTGGCCCTCTGGTGTGTAATGGGAAAGCAGTTGGTGTTGTATCTTTCAACAATAACCAAAAGTGTGACTACCCAGATGTGCCCAACATCTACACagatatatcaaaatatctgcCCTGGATCAAAGACATCCTAAACAAAAAGCATtgttaa